The Thioalkalivibrio thiocyanodenitrificans ARhD 1 genome window below encodes:
- a CDS encoding DsrE/DsrF/TusD sulfur relay family protein, translating to MKVLLILNDPPYGTERSYNGLRLGGALIKQEGVEARIFLLGDAAACAKSGQKVPPGYYSVEHLLSVVTRRGGEVGVCGTCMDARGIADEELADGAQRSTLDRLTAWTVDADKVLVF from the coding sequence ATGAAAGTCCTTCTTATCCTGAACGACCCCCCATACGGCACCGAACGTTCCTACAATGGCCTGCGTCTTGGCGGCGCTCTGATCAAGCAAGAAGGAGTTGAGGCCCGCATATTTCTTCTGGGCGATGCAGCGGCCTGCGCCAAGTCCGGACAGAAGGTGCCGCCAGGTTACTACAGCGTCGAGCACCTGCTCTCTGTCGTCACGCGCCGTGGCGGAGAGGTCGGCGTCTGCGGAACCTGCATGGATGCTCGCGGGATCGCCGACGAGGAGCTCGCCGACGGCGCACAGCGTTCGACGCTAGATCGACTGACCGCGTGGACGGTGGACGCGGACAAGGTCCTCGTGTTCTAG
- a CDS encoding DUF3653 domain-containing protein: protein MPLAKEWRGWRIHGNALISPDGLEFGPKRDRRLCARCCAGNATADPTNETKWRCYRDRHLQAPGHERRGLRQVDGAGRAA from the coding sequence GTGCCGCTTGCCAAGGAGTGGCGGGGCTGGAGGATTCATGGCAATGCCCTGATCTCGCCGGACGGGCTGGAGTTCGGCCCCAAAAGAGATCGCCGTTTGTGCGCCAGGTGCTGCGCGGGCAACGCAACTGCCGACCCTACGAATGAAACTAAGTGGCGGTGTTACCGGGACCGCCACTTGCAAGCGCCCGGGCACGAGCGCCGAGGGCTCCGCCAAGTCGACGGTGCCGGGAGGGCCGCATGA
- a CDS encoding rhodanese-like domain-containing protein, which produces MKTISIILPILLGVMLALTTHAEVRITEDRPYIYVNHGDQLVRVQRIQDEEHELSGGYARTSRKCPPFCVTPAIPAPGVHGIGELEIFDFLRTRVAIGRGLLVDARTASFFERGTIPGSVNIAFTRFEDDPESEAMRNLLMRLGAKPAQPKATSWWSSLWTRVRSLIETAEASQQGQGIWDFSEAKELALWCNGPWCDQSPRAIRALVDLGYPPEKLHYYRGGMQNWQMLGLTVIIPDISEVGAW; this is translated from the coding sequence ATGAAAACCATATCAATCATTTTGCCGATTCTGCTGGGGGTCATGCTGGCCTTGACGACCCATGCCGAGGTCAGGATCACAGAGGACAGACCTTATATCTACGTCAATCACGGCGACCAGCTGGTGCGCGTGCAAAGGATACAGGACGAGGAGCATGAACTGTCGGGTGGCTACGCGAGGACATCACGCAAGTGCCCGCCGTTCTGTGTTACGCCCGCGATACCCGCCCCCGGTGTTCATGGTATCGGGGAACTGGAGATCTTCGATTTTCTCCGCACCCGGGTGGCCATTGGCAGGGGCCTGCTGGTGGATGCCCGGACCGCCAGCTTTTTCGAGCGCGGCACTATCCCGGGCTCCGTGAACATCGCGTTCACCCGATTCGAGGACGACCCGGAATCGGAGGCCATGCGCAACCTGCTCATGCGCTTGGGGGCAAAGCCGGCCCAGCCGAAGGCGACCTCCTGGTGGAGCAGCCTTTGGACCAGGGTCCGTAGCCTGATCGAAACGGCAGAAGCCTCGCAGCAGGGGCAGGGCATATGGGACTTCAGCGAGGCCAAAGAGCTGGCGCTGTGGTGCAACGGCCCTTGGTGCGACCAGTCGCCCCGGGCGATCCGGGCGCTTGTGGATCTGGGTTATCCGCCCGAAAAGCTGCACTACTATCGCGGTGGCATGCAGAACTGGCAGATGCTCGGGTTGACCGTGATCATCCCTGACATCAGCGAGGTGGGTGCTTGGTAG
- a CDS encoding Flp family type IVb pilin: protein MNNRLSVEVKRFLREEEGTEVVEWALVAGLVIAVGAAIFATIGGHVQTHLTNLANMLGGGGGGGEGG from the coding sequence ATGAACAACAGGCTGAGTGTTGAAGTGAAACGATTCCTTCGCGAGGAGGAAGGCACGGAAGTCGTGGAGTGGGCCCTGGTTGCGGGGCTGGTCATCGCCGTGGGCGCTGCGATTTTCGCCACCATCGGCGGACATGTTCAGACGCACCTGACCAACCTCGCGAACATGCTCGGTGGCGGGGGTGGCGGCGGCGAAGGCGGCTGA
- a CDS encoding prepilin peptidase, translating to MPVGVDAVHIVLPAMLLGVVWIALVIDLCQHRVPNVLTFGAATAGITLQSALGGTAGLLTALAGLGVGLVILLPGYLARTTGAGDLKLMAAAGTLLGPYWVLVAGIVSILVGALIAAAYAASTLFSRTGPAPWPRYGLMLKTLVTTGRVSYVAPAEGEVMGRKLPFAVSIALGTTLTLVLWWPDLNARWAG from the coding sequence ATGCCTGTCGGGGTCGATGCTGTCCATATCGTGCTGCCCGCGATGCTTCTTGGGGTGGTGTGGATCGCGCTTGTCATCGACCTGTGTCAGCACCGTGTTCCCAACGTCCTGACATTCGGTGCAGCGACGGCCGGGATCACCCTGCAATCGGCACTCGGAGGCACCGCCGGCCTGCTCACGGCCCTGGCGGGGCTGGGTGTCGGTCTGGTCATCCTGCTTCCGGGGTACCTGGCACGCACCACCGGTGCCGGTGACCTCAAGCTGATGGCGGCTGCCGGCACGCTTCTTGGCCCCTATTGGGTACTGGTGGCCGGGATCGTCAGCATCCTTGTCGGCGCCCTGATTGCGGCGGCATATGCCGCATCCACGCTGTTCTCGAGAACCGGCCCGGCCCCCTGGCCACGTTACGGCCTCATGCTCAAGACCCTGGTGACCACGGGGCGGGTGTCCTACGTGGCGCCCGCGGAGGGCGAGGTCATGGGCCGGAAACTTCCCTTTGCCGTGTCCATCGCGCTGGGCACGACGTTGACCCTGGTGCTGTGGTGGCCGGACCTGAACGCGCGCTGGGCGGGGTGA
- a CDS encoding ATP-binding protein, protein MDMNLNGMHSSGSDARPHPVNGSRPGSAAAAHAPGRPRTAADTGLTEAFLGDLVCKHLFEGGVLDLRELTRRTALSGALLQDVCAFLRTDGQVEARGTHPDSAMLRFGLTDRGRASALEALGRDGYVGPAPVPLAQYARTVENQSLSARTVDFDTLRTGFADTVIQPKLLDQLGPALHSGRAMFIYGPPGTGKSFIARRLARLLAGEVLVPHAITVSGKTIQCFDPGMHEALHPPHEGDHVKFDQGDDPRYVRCRRPLAITGGELTMDMLEVQYDETTRSFRAPVQLLANNGMLVIDDLGRQRLEPQQLLNRWIVPLEERHDYLMLRNGQHFRVPFDVVLVFSTNRNPLELADQAFLRRIGYKIRFEPLEEADYLTIWQQECRHRGIDYDPALARFVLDELHARHGVPLLPCHPRDLIDLSVDYGRYMNQEPLSTEALCRAWETYFVGLDEPGGMAS, encoded by the coding sequence ATGGACATGAACCTCAACGGCATGCACAGTTCTGGCAGTGATGCCCGCCCTCACCCGGTCAATGGATCGAGACCTGGCTCTGCGGCCGCGGCCCATGCACCCGGGCGGCCACGCACCGCCGCCGACACGGGGCTCACGGAAGCCTTCCTGGGGGACCTGGTATGCAAGCACCTGTTTGAAGGAGGCGTGCTGGATCTCCGTGAGCTGACACGCCGCACAGCGCTGTCGGGCGCCCTCCTCCAGGATGTTTGCGCATTCCTGCGCACCGACGGGCAGGTGGAAGCGCGCGGCACCCATCCCGATTCCGCCATGCTCCGCTTCGGGCTGACGGACCGGGGGCGTGCCAGCGCCTTGGAAGCACTGGGCCGGGACGGCTACGTCGGGCCGGCGCCGGTACCGCTGGCTCAGTATGCACGCACCGTGGAGAACCAGAGCCTGAGCGCGCGCACGGTCGATTTCGACACCCTGCGAACCGGTTTCGCCGACACGGTGATCCAACCGAAACTGCTCGACCAGCTCGGCCCTGCGCTGCACTCGGGTCGGGCCATGTTCATCTACGGCCCCCCGGGCACCGGAAAGAGCTTCATCGCCCGTCGGCTGGCCCGACTGTTGGCGGGCGAAGTACTGGTTCCTCACGCGATCACGGTCTCCGGAAAGACCATTCAGTGCTTCGACCCCGGGATGCACGAAGCGCTGCATCCGCCGCACGAGGGAGATCACGTCAAGTTCGATCAGGGCGACGATCCCCGCTATGTGAGATGCCGGCGTCCGCTGGCCATCACGGGCGGCGAACTGACCATGGATATGCTCGAGGTGCAATACGATGAGACCACACGGTCATTCCGGGCGCCGGTGCAGCTTCTGGCCAACAACGGGATGCTGGTGATCGATGACCTGGGCCGGCAACGTCTCGAACCACAGCAACTCCTTAACCGGTGGATCGTGCCGCTGGAAGAGCGCCACGACTACCTGATGCTGCGCAACGGGCAGCACTTCCGGGTTCCGTTCGACGTGGTCCTGGTGTTCTCCACCAACCGCAATCCACTGGAACTCGCCGACCAGGCGTTTCTGCGCCGGATTGGCTACAAGATCCGCTTCGAGCCTCTGGAAGAGGCCGACTATCTCACCATCTGGCAGCAGGAGTGCCGGCATCGCGGCATCGACTACGACCCGGCGCTGGCACGTTTCGTTCTGGACGAACTGCACGCCCGTCACGGCGTACCTCTGCTGCCCTGTCATCCGCGGGATCTCATCGACCTGTCGGTGGACTATGGCCGCTACATGAATCAAGAACCGCTCTCAACCGAGGCCTTGTGCCGCGCATGGGAGACCTATTTTGTCGGGCTCGATGAGCCCGGGGGGATGGCGTCATGA
- the cpaB gene encoding Flp pilus assembly protein CpaB, protein MKKRGIVVMLLISLMMAMGASALAMTWLQERMTDRDAVDESSVVVAAMQIPFGQKVEAADLRMMELPPHAIPRGSFKRVDEVVGRVASQTIYAGEVILKERVAEHLGGSALAAVLDHGMRAITVRVDDVVGVAGFLLPGNRVDVVSSQRTGGNRLVQSETILTAIKVLAVDQIASPERDGPVIVRAVTLEVTPSQAERLVKATQEGRVQLTLRNPLDQEPGPIQEVAVAEPPPEPEVRPAPVRSRPAPQRPRNLQITVIRGTDSSTTTVKE, encoded by the coding sequence ATGAAGAAACGTGGAATTGTGGTGATGCTGCTGATTTCCCTGATGATGGCCATGGGCGCCTCCGCCCTTGCGATGACCTGGCTTCAGGAACGGATGACCGATCGGGACGCAGTCGACGAATCGTCCGTGGTGGTGGCAGCCATGCAGATCCCCTTCGGCCAGAAGGTCGAGGCCGCGGACCTGCGCATGATGGAACTGCCGCCCCACGCGATTCCCAGGGGCAGCTTCAAGCGTGTCGATGAGGTGGTCGGCCGGGTGGCATCGCAGACCATTTATGCCGGCGAGGTGATTCTCAAGGAACGGGTCGCAGAGCATCTGGGCGGCAGCGCACTGGCCGCGGTTCTGGATCACGGCATGCGTGCCATCACGGTGCGTGTCGACGACGTGGTGGGCGTGGCCGGTTTCCTGTTGCCGGGCAACCGGGTGGACGTAGTATCCAGCCAGCGCACGGGCGGAAACCGCTTGGTGCAATCCGAGACCATCCTCACCGCTATCAAGGTACTGGCGGTCGACCAGATCGCCTCGCCGGAACGGGACGGCCCGGTCATCGTGCGGGCGGTGACGCTGGAGGTTACGCCGTCCCAGGCAGAACGCCTGGTCAAGGCCACCCAGGAAGGAAGGGTCCAGCTGACGTTGCGCAACCCGCTGGACCAGGAGCCGGGGCCGATACAGGAAGTGGCCGTGGCTGAGCCACCGCCGGAACCTGAGGTCCGGCCCGCACCGGTGAGGTCGCGTCCGGCGCCGCAACGGCCTCGAAACCTGCAGATCACCGTGATCCGCGGCACCGACAGCAGTACCACCACCGTCAAAGAGTAA
- a CDS encoding type II and III secretion system protein family protein, whose protein sequence is MHLRLVLGVVALLTLALAMGTQARTANAETRPGAGAMESIAQDQATRTIRVAVNKSQVLEFGYPVSVVSIGNPDVADVVVMRARQIYVLGRSLGTTNVVLWDDDNRVQGMLNVEVTHDLDTLKANLHEILPGESIEVRSAQGSLILGGAVSSTARMDAALRLANSFAAASGGGNPVLNMMEVGGSHQVMLDVKVAEVSRTLVKRLGVQFNAFDSGSPWKIGAVQGGASFPDAVFTGGERIPFFSHGTPIGPVIGEFAPVTPSIENTGIFASYHSGDFLFNMVIDAAEREGVAKILAEPNLTTLSGQEAHFLAGGEFPIPVPQDLGRVTIEHKEFGVGLRFLPLVLDSGQINLKVDVSVSDLTREGSIVIGVGDQAQQQFFVPALVKRSASSTVELGHGQTIAIAGMINENLRDNVEKFPGLGDLPILGLLFRSQDFAKDQTELVIFVTPRLARPITPQQARLPTGSFVAPTNLEFYLLGNEPWHDADAGEDRQDGDALSNRRDGGTAGRFGHDM, encoded by the coding sequence ATGCATCTTCGGCTCGTGCTCGGCGTTGTGGCGCTGCTCACACTGGCATTAGCAATGGGCACCCAGGCCCGGACCGCGAACGCGGAAACCCGACCGGGCGCCGGTGCCATGGAGTCCATTGCCCAGGACCAGGCCACCCGCACGATTCGCGTCGCGGTGAACAAGTCCCAGGTACTGGAGTTCGGCTACCCGGTCAGCGTGGTATCCATCGGGAACCCGGACGTGGCGGACGTGGTTGTCATGCGGGCCCGGCAGATCTATGTACTGGGCAGGTCGCTCGGCACCACGAATGTGGTGCTATGGGATGACGACAACCGCGTTCAGGGGATGCTCAACGTCGAAGTGACCCACGACCTGGACACCCTCAAGGCCAATCTGCATGAGATCCTTCCGGGAGAGTCCATAGAGGTACGCTCCGCCCAAGGCAGTCTCATCCTTGGCGGTGCTGTCTCAAGCACCGCACGGATGGATGCCGCACTGCGACTCGCCAACAGCTTTGCCGCGGCGTCCGGGGGCGGCAACCCCGTGCTCAACATGATGGAGGTGGGCGGATCCCACCAGGTCATGCTGGATGTCAAGGTGGCGGAGGTGTCGCGCACCCTGGTGAAGCGTCTGGGCGTTCAGTTCAACGCGTTTGACTCCGGTTCCCCCTGGAAGATAGGGGCGGTTCAGGGAGGCGCCAGCTTTCCGGATGCCGTATTCACCGGCGGCGAGCGCATTCCGTTCTTCAGCCATGGCACACCCATAGGTCCGGTGATCGGCGAGTTCGCGCCGGTGACACCGTCGATCGAGAACACCGGTATCTTCGCGAGCTACCACAGCGGCGATTTTCTCTTCAACATGGTCATCGACGCGGCCGAACGCGAAGGCGTCGCGAAGATCCTTGCGGAGCCCAACCTCACCACCCTGAGCGGCCAGGAAGCTCATTTCCTGGCCGGGGGCGAGTTCCCTATCCCGGTGCCCCAGGATCTGGGGCGAGTCACCATCGAGCACAAGGAATTCGGTGTGGGTCTGAGGTTTCTGCCGCTTGTCCTGGACTCCGGGCAGATCAACCTCAAGGTGGATGTCTCCGTGTCCGATCTGACGCGTGAAGGCAGTATTGTCATCGGGGTCGGCGACCAGGCCCAGCAGCAGTTCTTCGTGCCCGCGCTCGTCAAGCGCAGCGCCAGCTCCACCGTGGAGCTTGGGCACGGCCAGACCATCGCCATCGCCGGCATGATCAACGAGAACCTGCGGGACAACGTGGAAAAGTTTCCCGGCCTGGGGGATCTGCCGATCCTCGGGCTGCTTTTCCGCAGTCAGGACTTCGCCAAGGACCAGACCGAACTGGTGATCTTCGTGACCCCGCGGCTGGCCCGTCCGATCACACCGCAGCAGGCCCGATTGCCCACCGGCAGCTTCGTCGCGCCCACCAATCTCGAGTTCTACCTGCTTGGCAACGAACCGTGGCATGACGCCGATGCCGGCGAAGACCGCCAGGACGGTGATGCCCTTTCGAATCGCCGCGATGGCGGCACCGCGGGACGTTTCGGTCACGACATGTGA
- a CDS encoding AAA family ATPase translates to MRYRLEILVVGRSREQLLMLQDLLGRQGDVNVRIRHVGNGHTDPLYEVDPLPDALVLVLSENWHAELSALMERRATERPPLLVVGHDGNVDLIREAMRAGARDFFTPPISESELTQSLQKLMRDRMAEASRHTAHLTAVINAKGGSGASMIAANIAHLLAVTASDRRTALMDMDLQFGALPLYFNMTPRNGMVRALESVDSLDTMALEGYVQPHQSGLDLLASAPDELVSVADVPESRVELLLQVMSEAYDDIVVDLPRWIGGSTAMVLERADRVLVVLQQGVAHLRDAKRLIGILRQEIHISGPRIIIVVNRYDKRNAVSLRDIQDALPDQDIVTLPNDFRQVTQSINIGSPLPEHAARAPVTRELAKLSRRLHEDRPGDDGRKSGGWSLFGLGRRS, encoded by the coding sequence ATGCGCTATCGACTAGAAATTCTGGTGGTTGGACGTTCCAGGGAACAGCTGCTGATGCTGCAGGACCTTCTGGGGCGGCAGGGTGACGTCAACGTAAGGATCCGGCACGTCGGGAACGGCCATACCGATCCGCTGTACGAGGTGGACCCGTTGCCCGATGCGCTGGTGCTGGTGCTCAGCGAGAACTGGCATGCCGAACTGTCGGCGCTGATGGAGCGCCGCGCCACCGAACGCCCTCCGTTGCTGGTGGTTGGGCACGACGGCAACGTCGACCTGATCCGCGAGGCAATGCGTGCCGGTGCGAGGGACTTTTTCACCCCGCCCATCTCCGAGAGCGAGCTCACGCAGTCTCTCCAGAAACTCATGCGCGACCGGATGGCGGAGGCGTCCCGGCACACGGCTCACCTGACGGCCGTCATCAACGCCAAGGGAGGCTCCGGAGCCAGCATGATTGCCGCCAATATCGCGCACCTTCTGGCCGTTACCGCGTCCGATCGTCGCACGGCACTCATGGACATGGATCTGCAGTTCGGCGCCCTGCCCCTGTACTTCAACATGACCCCGCGCAACGGCATGGTCAGGGCGCTGGAGTCTGTTGACAGCCTGGACACGATGGCCCTGGAAGGCTACGTGCAGCCCCACCAGAGCGGCCTGGACCTGCTGGCGTCCGCCCCCGACGAGTTGGTGAGCGTGGCCGATGTTCCGGAGTCGCGCGTGGAACTGCTGTTGCAGGTCATGAGTGAGGCCTACGACGACATCGTGGTGGATCTGCCGCGTTGGATCGGCGGTTCAACGGCCATGGTGCTGGAGCGTGCGGACCGGGTTCTCGTGGTCCTTCAACAGGGTGTGGCGCACCTGCGCGATGCGAAGCGCCTGATCGGCATTCTCCGGCAGGAGATCCACATCAGCGGCCCCCGGATCATCATCGTCGTGAACCGGTACGACAAGCGCAATGCGGTGAGTCTCCGGGATATCCAGGATGCACTGCCGGACCAGGATATCGTGACCTTGCCCAATGATTTCCGTCAGGTCACGCAAAGCATCAATATCGGCAGCCCGCTGCCGGAACACGCCGCCCGGGCTCCGGTGACGCGCGAGCTGGCAAAGCTGTCCCGCCGTCTGCATGAGGACCGGCCGGGTGATGACGGCAGGAAGAGCGGCGGCTGGAGCCTGTTCGGCCTGGGCCGGAGAAGCTGA
- a CDS encoding CpaF family protein → MGLKERFGNGDGRSAENGRTAWAQRSQRSGMLSLTAPEQECKQQLFKQLVKVLDLSLLGGLDDKDARAEIQQVCENLMAEEALPINAGVRQRIISELQDEVLGLGPLETLLADRTVADILVNGANQVYVERQGKLEQTALRFDSDRHLMTIIDRIVSSVGRRIDESSPMVDARLRDGSRVNAIIPPLAVDGPMLSIRRFAVDRLTAENLVEIGTLTPVAARLLESVVKARLNVLISGGTGAGKTTLLNVLSGFIPHRERIVTIEDSAELQLQQPHVVRLETRPPNIEGKGEVSQRDLVRNSLRMRPDRIIVGEVRGGEALDMLQAMNTGHDGSLTTVHANSPRDALTRVESMVAMSGVNLPSRPLRAQIASAIDVVLQVERLEDGRRRVVSMQEINGLEGEIITMSEIFRFQREGLDQDGNVLGQLKATGIVPRFHDHLKRRGLDPGLDVFEPGR, encoded by the coding sequence ATGGGCCTGAAGGAACGGTTCGGAAATGGTGATGGCCGCAGTGCCGAGAACGGGCGAACGGCCTGGGCACAGCGCAGCCAGCGTTCCGGGATGCTGAGTCTCACGGCGCCGGAACAGGAATGCAAACAGCAGCTCTTCAAGCAGCTTGTGAAGGTCCTGGACCTCTCCCTTCTCGGCGGTCTGGATGACAAGGACGCGCGCGCCGAGATACAGCAGGTCTGCGAGAACCTCATGGCCGAGGAGGCGCTGCCAATCAATGCCGGCGTCCGCCAGCGTATCATCTCCGAGCTGCAGGACGAGGTGCTGGGACTGGGTCCACTGGAAACGCTGCTGGCGGACAGGACCGTAGCGGACATCCTGGTCAACGGAGCCAACCAGGTCTACGTGGAGCGGCAAGGGAAGCTGGAACAGACCGCCCTGCGCTTTGACAGCGACCGGCACCTGATGACCATCATCGACCGCATCGTCTCAAGCGTGGGTCGCCGGATCGATGAATCCTCCCCCATGGTGGACGCGCGCCTGCGGGACGGTTCCCGTGTCAACGCCATCATCCCTCCCCTGGCGGTCGACGGGCCCATGCTCTCCATTCGCCGCTTCGCCGTGGATCGGCTGACCGCGGAGAATCTGGTCGAGATCGGCACGTTGACGCCGGTCGCGGCACGGTTGCTGGAATCGGTGGTGAAAGCGCGGCTGAACGTGCTGATCTCCGGGGGCACCGGGGCCGGCAAGACCACCCTTCTCAATGTCCTGTCGGGCTTCATTCCGCACCGGGAACGCATCGTCACCATCGAGGATTCCGCAGAGCTTCAGCTCCAGCAACCCCACGTGGTGCGCTTGGAGACCCGTCCTCCCAACATCGAAGGCAAGGGCGAAGTGAGCCAGCGCGACCTGGTACGCAACAGCCTGCGCATGCGCCCGGATCGTATCATCGTGGGCGAGGTGCGCGGTGGCGAAGCGCTGGACATGCTTCAGGCCATGAATACCGGTCACGACGGATCCCTGACCACAGTCCATGCCAACAGCCCCCGCGATGCATTGACCCGGGTGGAGAGCATGGTGGCCATGAGCGGCGTCAACCTCCCTTCACGACCTCTGAGGGCCCAGATCGCGTCCGCCATCGATGTGGTCCTGCAGGTGGAGCGCCTGGAGGACGGCAGGCGCCGGGTGGTGAGCATGCAGGAGATCAACGGCCTGGAGGGAGAGATCATCACCATGTCGGAGATCTTCCGGTTCCAGCGCGAGGGGCTGGATCAGGATGGCAACGTGCTGGGCCAGCTCAAGGCCACCGGCATCGTGCCCAGATTCCATGACCATCTCAAGCGCAGGGGCCTTGACCCCGGCCTTGACGTGTTCGAACCCGGACGCTAG
- a CDS encoding type II secretion system F family protein translates to MSWTISDEVIFLVMIFVAAFLLVQSFMLPVFGENRRARKRLRKRLKSMEGMEGQAGHISLVRSRFLRELSPLERWLEALPGMQSLERLIEQAGHETPAYRVVLRALLLGVGTGLAFGYLLPHPAMALIVALLAGAYPFIRLSMDKSRRLARFEEQLPDALIIMSRGLRAGHPFADALRLVAEEMPDPIGSEFRTTFMEINYGGDVRMALGGLLNRVQSVTVMVFVTSVLIQKDTGGNLAELLDGLAGVVRDRFRFHRKLRTLSAQGRMAGWVLSLIPFALAAVLSVVNPKFLPMLTQDPTGRQLVVAAFVLMVIGIIWMRKIVRIDV, encoded by the coding sequence ATGTCCTGGACCATCTCCGATGAAGTGATCTTCCTCGTCATGATATTCGTGGCGGCGTTCCTGCTGGTGCAGAGTTTCATGCTGCCCGTCTTCGGCGAGAACCGGCGGGCACGCAAACGCCTCAGGAAACGGCTTAAGTCCATGGAAGGCATGGAGGGCCAGGCCGGTCATATCTCGCTGGTGCGCAGCAGGTTCCTGCGGGAACTCTCCCCGTTGGAGCGCTGGCTGGAGGCTCTGCCGGGAATGCAATCCCTGGAACGGCTGATCGAACAGGCCGGGCACGAGACACCGGCCTATCGGGTGGTCCTCAGGGCCCTGTTGCTGGGCGTCGGCACCGGGCTGGCGTTCGGCTACCTGCTTCCCCATCCGGCGATGGCCCTGATCGTCGCGTTGTTGGCGGGTGCCTACCCCTTCATCCGGTTGTCCATGGACAAGTCCCGGCGTCTGGCCAGGTTCGAGGAGCAACTGCCGGATGCCCTGATCATCATGTCCCGGGGTCTGCGGGCCGGGCATCCGTTCGCGGATGCCTTGCGTCTGGTAGCCGAAGAGATGCCCGACCCGATCGGCAGCGAGTTCCGAACCACCTTCATGGAGATCAACTACGGCGGTGATGTCCGCATGGCCCTGGGCGGCCTGTTGAACCGGGTGCAAAGCGTGACCGTCATGGTCTTCGTGACCTCGGTGCTGATCCAGAAGGACACCGGGGGCAATCTCGCCGAGCTTCTGGACGGGCTCGCGGGAGTCGTTCGTGACCGATTCCGCTTTCACCGCAAGCTGCGGACCCTCTCGGCCCAGGGGCGGATGGCCGGCTGGGTCCTGTCACTCATACCATTCGCGCTGGCTGCGGTGCTCTCGGTGGTCAATCCGAAGTTTCTGCCCATGCTGACCCAGGATCCCACGGGCCGACAACTGGTCGTGGCCGCATTCGTTC